One window of Candidatus Mycobacterium wuenschmannii genomic DNA carries:
- the rpsS gene encoding 30S ribosomal protein S19 codes for MPRSLKKGPFVDDHLLKKVDVQNEKNTKQVIKTWSRRSTIIPDFIGHTFAVHDGRKHVPVFVTESMVGHKLGEFAPTRTFKGHIKDDRKAKRR; via the coding sequence ATGCCACGCAGCCTTAAAAAGGGTCCGTTCGTCGACGACCATCTGCTCAAGAAGGTCGACGTTCAGAACGAGAAGAACACCAAGCAGGTCATCAAGACCTGGTCGCGTCGTTCGACCATCATTCCCGACTTCATCGGGCACACCTTCGCTGTGCACGACGGTCGCAAGCACGTCCCGGTGTTCGTCACCGAATCGATGGTGGGCCACAAACTGGGTGAGTTCGCACCGACGCGCACCTTCAAGGGACACATCAAAGACGACCGGAAGGCCAAGCGGCGATGA
- the rplD gene encoding 50S ribosomal protein L4 gives MAAEKAAKALKIDVRTPAGKTDGSVELPAELFDAPANIALLHQVVTAQLAAKRQGTHATKTRGEVSGGGRKPYRQKGTGRARQGSTRAPQFTGGGVVHGPQPRDYSQRTPKKMIAAALRGALSDRARNGRIHAVTELVTGQTPSTKSAKAFLASITDRKQVLVVIGRSDEAGLKSVRNLPGVHIIAPDQLNTYDVLHADDVVFSVEALNAFIAANSKTAEEVSA, from the coding sequence ATGGCAGCCGAGAAGGCCGCAAAGGCGCTCAAGATCGACGTCAGGACGCCCGCCGGTAAGACCGATGGCTCCGTGGAGCTGCCGGCCGAGCTGTTCGACGCGCCCGCGAACATCGCACTGCTGCACCAGGTCGTCACGGCGCAGCTCGCCGCGAAGCGTCAGGGTACGCACGCGACCAAGACTCGCGGCGAGGTCAGCGGTGGTGGCCGTAAGCCCTATCGGCAGAAGGGAACTGGTCGCGCACGGCAGGGTTCGACGCGTGCGCCGCAGTTCACCGGTGGTGGTGTCGTGCACGGCCCGCAGCCCCGCGACTACAGCCAGCGCACCCCGAAGAAGATGATCGCCGCCGCACTGCGTGGCGCGTTGTCGGACCGGGCCCGCAACGGCCGCATCCACGCGGTCACCGAGCTGGTGACGGGTCAGACCCCGTCGACCAAGAGCGCCAAGGCTTTTCTGGCCTCGATCACCGACCGCAAGCAGGTGCTCGTGGTGATCGGTCGCAGCGACGAGGCCGGCCTGAAGAGCGTGCGCAACCTTCCCGGTGTGCACATCATCGCGCCGGACCAGCTGAACACCTACGACGTGCTGCACGCCGACGACGTGGTGTTCTCGGTGGAAGCACTGAACGCATTCATCGCCGCGAATTCCAAGACCGCTGAGGAGGTTTCGGCCTGA
- the rplV gene encoding 50S ribosomal protein L22, which yields MSTATEFPSATAVARFVRVSPTKARRVIDLVRGKSVTEALDILRWAPQAASEPVAKVIASAAANAQNNNGLDPSTLVVATVYADDGPTAKRIRPRAQGRAFRIRRRTSHITVIVESRPSKDGRGSQSASAARARRAQGSKAAGTAPAKKAPAKKAAADKAPAKKATADKAPAKKAAAKKASAAKSAATEATSESKEGSE from the coding sequence ATGAGCACGGCTACTGAATTCCCGTCGGCGACGGCGGTCGCGCGGTTCGTGCGGGTGTCGCCGACCAAGGCGCGCCGGGTCATCGACCTCGTTCGCGGCAAGTCGGTCACCGAGGCCCTGGACATCCTGCGCTGGGCGCCGCAAGCGGCCAGCGAGCCGGTTGCCAAGGTCATCGCGAGCGCTGCGGCCAACGCGCAGAACAACAATGGGCTCGACCCGTCGACCCTCGTGGTCGCCACGGTCTACGCCGACGACGGTCCCACCGCCAAGCGGATCCGTCCGCGCGCCCAGGGCCGCGCGTTCCGAATCCGTCGGCGCACCAGCCACATCACGGTGATCGTCGAGAGCCGGCCGAGCAAGGACGGTCGGGGTTCGCAGTCCGCGAGCGCCGCCCGCGCACGCCGCGCCCAGGGCAGCAAGGCCGCGGGCACGGCCCCGGCCAAGAAGGCTCCCGCGAAGAAGGCGGCCGCCGACAAGGCACCCGCCAAGAAGGCAACAGCAGACAAGGCGCCGGCCAAGAAGGCGGCTGCAAAGAAGGCATCCGCCGCGAAGTCCGCTGCGACTGAAGCGACTTCGGAATCGAAGGAGGGCTCGGAGTAG
- the rpsC gene encoding 30S ribosomal protein S3 — protein MGQKINPHGFRLGITTEWKSRWYADKQYADYIKEDVSIRKLLSTGLERAGIADVEIERTRDRVRVDIHTARPGIVIGRRGTEADRIRADLEKLTGKQVQLNILEVKNPESTAQLVAQGVAEQLSNRVAFRRAMRKAIQSAMRQPNVKGIRVQCSGRLGGAEMSRSEFYREGRVPLHTLRADIDYGLYEAKTTFGRIGVKVWIYKGDIVGGKRELVAPSAGAERPRRERPSGTRPRRSGSAGTTATSTEAGRAASSAEETAPAAPSAEAPAVEAQSTES, from the coding sequence GTGGGCCAGAAGATCAATCCGCACGGATTCCGCCTCGGCATCACCACCGAGTGGAAGTCCCGGTGGTACGCCGACAAGCAGTACGCGGACTACATCAAGGAAGACGTGTCGATCCGCAAGCTGCTGTCGACCGGCTTGGAGCGCGCCGGCATCGCCGACGTGGAGATCGAGCGCACCCGCGACCGGGTTCGGGTGGACATCCACACCGCCCGTCCGGGCATCGTCATCGGTCGCCGTGGCACCGAGGCCGATCGCATCCGCGCCGACCTGGAGAAGCTGACCGGCAAGCAGGTCCAGCTGAACATCCTCGAGGTGAAAAACCCTGAGTCGACTGCACAATTGGTGGCCCAGGGTGTGGCCGAGCAGCTGAGCAACCGGGTGGCGTTCCGTCGCGCGATGCGTAAGGCGATCCAGTCGGCGATGCGCCAGCCCAATGTCAAAGGCATCCGGGTGCAGTGCTCGGGCCGCCTCGGTGGCGCTGAGATGAGCCGCTCGGAGTTCTACCGCGAAGGTCGGGTGCCGCTGCACACGCTGCGTGCCGACATCGACTACGGCCTCTACGAGGCCAAGACCACCTTCGGCCGCATCGGTGTGAAGGTCTGGATTTACAAGGGCGACATCGTCGGTGGCAAGCGCGAACTGGTTGCGCCGTCGGCTGGAGCCGAGCGTCCGCGCCGCGAGCGTCCGTCGGGCACCCGCCCGCGCCGCAGCGGATCCGCGGGCACGACGGCGACCAGTACCGAGGCCGGCCGCGCCGCGTCCAGCGCCGAAGAGACTGCACCGGCAGCACCTTCGGCCGAGGCGCCCGCCGTCGAGGCGCAGAGTACGGAGAGCTAA
- the rplB gene encoding 50S ribosomal protein L2, translating to MGIRKYKPTTPGRRGASVSDFAEITRSTPEKSLIKPLHGKGGRNAHGRITTRHKGGGHKRAYRVIDFRRNDKDGVNAKVAHIEYDPNRTANIALLHFLDGEKRYIIAPLGLKQGHVVESGANADIKPGNNLPLRNIPAGTLVHAVELRPGGGAKLARSAGSSIQLLGKEGTYASLRMPSGEIRRVDVRCRATVGEVGNAEQANINWGKAGRMRWKGKRPTVRGVVMNPVDHPHGGGEGKTSGGRHPVSPWGKPEGRTRKGNKPSDKLIVRRRRTGKKSR from the coding sequence ATGGGAATTCGCAAGTACAAGCCGACGACTCCGGGTCGTCGCGGTGCCAGCGTCTCCGATTTCGCCGAGATCACTCGCTCGACTCCGGAGAAGTCGCTCATCAAGCCGTTGCACGGCAAGGGTGGGCGTAACGCGCACGGCCGCATCACGACTCGCCACAAGGGTGGCGGTCACAAGCGGGCCTACCGCGTCATCGACTTCCGTCGCAACGACAAGGACGGCGTCAACGCGAAGGTCGCGCACATCGAGTACGACCCGAACCGCACCGCGAACATCGCGCTGCTGCACTTCCTGGACGGCGAGAAGCGCTACATCATTGCCCCGCTTGGGCTCAAGCAGGGTCACGTGGTGGAGTCCGGCGCTAACGCCGACATCAAGCCCGGCAACAACCTGCCGCTGCGCAACATCCCGGCCGGTACGTTGGTGCACGCCGTGGAGCTGCGTCCGGGCGGTGGCGCCAAGCTCGCTCGCTCGGCCGGATCCAGCATCCAGTTGTTGGGTAAGGAAGGCACGTACGCGTCGCTGCGTATGCCCAGCGGTGAGATCCGCCGTGTCGACGTGCGCTGCCGCGCGACGGTCGGCGAGGTCGGCAACGCCGAGCAGGCCAACATCAACTGGGGTAAAGCCGGCCGTATGCGCTGGAAGGGCAAGCGCCCCACCGTCCGTGGTGTCGTGATGAACCCGGTGGACCACCCGCACGGTGGTGGTGAGGGTAAGACCTCCGGTGGTCGTCACCCGGTCAGCCCGTGGGGTAAGCCGGAAGGCCGCACCCGTAAGGGCAACAAGCCCAGCGACAAGCTCATCGTCCGACGCCGGCGCACCGGCAAGAAGTCTCGCTAG
- a CDS encoding nuclear transport factor 2 family protein codes for MSTPEPAGFADEWAAAWNRRDVDAVLAHFHDDVVFTSPIAADVAPGSGGVVYGKAALREYWCAAMEAVPDLHFDIVGVYRGVSTLVIHYRNQKGGLVNEVLEFDGALVRRGHGTYLV; via the coding sequence GTGAGCACACCCGAGCCCGCCGGCTTCGCCGACGAGTGGGCCGCGGCCTGGAACCGGCGCGACGTCGACGCCGTGCTTGCGCACTTCCACGACGACGTCGTGTTCACCTCGCCGATCGCGGCCGACGTGGCGCCCGGCTCCGGGGGAGTGGTGTACGGCAAGGCGGCGCTGCGCGAATACTGGTGCGCCGCAATGGAAGCCGTGCCCGACCTGCACTTCGACATCGTCGGCGTGTACCGCGGTGTGTCGACGCTCGTGATCCACTACCGCAACCAGAAGGGCGGTCTGGTCAACGAGGTGCTCGAGTTCGACGGCGCCCTGGTGCGCCGCGGTCACGGGACGTATCTGGTCTGA
- a CDS encoding hotdog fold domain-containing protein — protein MTSSTSTYAAWRQLSGTPGGSRLFSIAAMARVPYFASVLPHVVRMEPGLAEVRVPKWFFVYNHLHTVHAIASCNAAEVAMGMLMEATVPRSHRWIPKAMNVQYLGKATTSLLARAELDLPDFTQITDGIDIVVPVSITDRSGDEVVHADITTWVTPAG, from the coding sequence ATGACGAGCTCGACCAGCACCTATGCCGCTTGGCGGCAGCTGTCCGGCACCCCCGGCGGAAGTCGGTTGTTCTCGATCGCGGCGATGGCCCGGGTCCCATACTTCGCGTCGGTGCTGCCGCACGTGGTGCGGATGGAACCCGGCCTGGCCGAGGTGCGGGTGCCCAAATGGTTTTTCGTCTACAACCACCTGCACACCGTGCACGCTATCGCGTCGTGCAATGCGGCCGAGGTGGCGATGGGCATGTTGATGGAGGCGACGGTCCCCCGCAGCCACCGCTGGATACCGAAAGCGATGAACGTCCAGTACCTAGGGAAGGCCACGACGTCGCTGCTGGCCCGCGCCGAGTTGGACCTGCCGGACTTCACTCAGATCACCGACGGCATCGACATTGTCGTGCCGGTCAGCATCACCGATCGCAGCGGTGATGAGGTCGTGCATGCCGACATCACCACCTGGGTGACGCCGGCCGGCTGA
- a CDS encoding PGRS repeat-containing protein, whose translation MADGRGWFMKSQARRGRLIGWSTSAGAVVAFGLSPLASAPPAHADGLDAIIDPIINSLASLDPVLGADWTSWVANLDSALDAAFAVDPSSAAATTGDFAQMYAQFIYEPIHTFDQQWIDGTSFFGPGTVAFNDNLNTLFGQFLIGNGTDGIEGAPDGTAGGLWFGDGGDGWSSTLTGVDGGDGGTAYFGDGGIGGMGGLGADGGDGGDTAFGFGGIGGMGGIGTFADDGTGLGGDGGDGGNVTGFLFGIGGQGGAGGTGSTGDTGTLGDFTNTGIGGLGGNGGIGGIGGDGGSSAALYGDGGLGGAGGDGGDGGTGGTGATGDFAAFASNGHGGDGGIGGNGGNAGIGGDGGKSGYFGVGGNGGVGGTGGDIGDGGNGGTGALGNPDAVSFGGTGQAAGDGGTGGIGGMSGTTAGAGADGGAAGAAGSTSATSGTAGLAGAQGDFGSGGNGGDGGNGASVGTGATGGLGGDGGAGGLGTATGVGHGGGGGGGGGGAVVLGSDDGTASGTAAGGAGGVGGAGTGGLDGSAGGNGGVGGSALLESDGTGSAATGTATGGAGGDGSGGGGTGGDGGIGAVLATSGGQADGDATGGDGGDAAGLGGTGGNGGIGGVTGSNGYSGIGTATGGDGGAGADGGIGGTGGQGAVQAEGGNAAGTANGGAGGTGSGAGATGGSGGEAQIHSFTGTAGDEASVATGGAGGDGTDGGTGGAGGIGEVQSNSSGTASGIATGGDGGSGGAGATGGNGGIGAVQGFGGTATGSATGGDGAAGTTGGTGGHGGNGSIGSNGGIAGGTAFGGDGAAGSDGGQGGDGGAGGIITTGAGEASGSATGGDGGTGGGSGSVGGDGGRGQVQAVVAGSTSGGTALGGVGGAASDAGQGGDGGNGVINVMSGGTITGGSATGGDGGAGTDSGTGGAGGLGSIQTTNAGTITGGTALGGDGGAGTGGQGGGGGIGLVDTDNGGTIVGGTATGGDGGAGLTGGTGGDGGRGGVEVTSTLSTTGTIDGLNHTAFGTGGDGGTGSDGGVGGDGGIGAVVVGGPSGSSFGEATGGAGGDATGVGSTGGAGGATYIESGASTDPFGNLAGGSGGTASGVTIGGAGGDATDGGAGGHGGGSIISAGGTNAVASGTATGGAGGSGADGGHGGTGALGRVAAINANSSATNDSATGGSGGSGTGVGQTGGNGTAGTVVISGGNTGTGLTAVGPNGANHP comes from the coding sequence ATGGCCGATGGTCGCGGATGGTTCATGAAGTCACAAGCGCGGAGGGGTCGCCTGATCGGCTGGAGCACCAGCGCCGGAGCTGTGGTGGCGTTCGGATTGTCGCCGCTGGCCAGCGCACCGCCGGCACATGCGGACGGGCTGGACGCGATCATCGATCCGATCATTAACTCGCTGGCCAGCCTCGACCCGGTGCTGGGTGCGGACTGGACCAGTTGGGTGGCCAATCTCGATTCGGCGTTGGACGCGGCGTTCGCAGTCGATCCGTCCAGCGCAGCGGCGACGACCGGCGACTTCGCCCAGATGTATGCCCAGTTCATCTACGAACCCATCCACACCTTCGACCAGCAATGGATCGACGGCACCTCCTTCTTCGGCCCGGGCACCGTCGCCTTCAACGACAACCTCAACACCCTGTTCGGCCAGTTCCTGATCGGCAACGGCACCGACGGCATCGAAGGCGCCCCCGACGGCACCGCCGGTGGTCTCTGGTTCGGCGACGGCGGCGACGGCTGGAGCAGCACCCTGACCGGAGTCGACGGCGGGGACGGCGGGACCGCTTATTTCGGTGACGGCGGGATCGGCGGCATGGGCGGCCTGGGCGCCGACGGCGGCGATGGCGGCGACACCGCCTTCGGCTTCGGCGGCATCGGTGGCATGGGCGGCATCGGCACGTTCGCCGACGACGGAACCGGCCTCGGCGGAGACGGCGGCGACGGCGGCAATGTCACCGGCTTCCTGTTCGGCATCGGCGGCCAAGGTGGGGCCGGCGGCACTGGCTCGACCGGTGACACCGGCACCCTTGGCGACTTCACGAACACCGGCATTGGCGGACTCGGCGGCAACGGCGGCATCGGCGGAATCGGTGGGGACGGCGGATCTAGCGCGGCGCTCTACGGCGACGGCGGACTTGGCGGGGCTGGCGGCGACGGCGGCGACGGTGGTACCGGCGGCACCGGGGCGACCGGCGACTTCGCCGCCTTCGCGTCGAACGGCCACGGTGGCGACGGCGGCATCGGGGGTAACGGCGGGAATGCCGGAATCGGCGGCGACGGCGGCAAGAGCGGCTACTTCGGCGTCGGCGGCAACGGTGGCGTCGGCGGTACCGGCGGGGACATCGGCGACGGCGGCAATGGCGGCACGGGCGCCCTCGGCAATCCGGACGCCGTCTCGTTCGGCGGTACCGGCCAAGCCGCCGGCGACGGCGGCACCGGTGGTATCGGCGGCATGTCCGGAACCACTGCGGGAGCCGGCGCCGACGGTGGTGCGGCGGGCGCGGCCGGCAGTACATCCGCCACGTCCGGCACCGCCGGATTGGCCGGCGCACAGGGTGATTTCGGCAGCGGTGGAAACGGTGGCGACGGCGGCAACGGCGCGAGCGTCGGTACTGGAGCCACCGGCGGCCTAGGCGGTGACGGCGGCGCGGGCGGTCTCGGAACTGCCACCGGAGTCGGCCACGGCGGAGGCGGGGGCGGTGGCGGCGGTGGCGCAGTGGTCCTGGGATCCGATGACGGCACCGCCAGCGGCACAGCGGCCGGCGGTGCGGGTGGGGTCGGCGGCGCGGGCACTGGCGGGCTCGACGGAAGCGCCGGCGGCAACGGCGGCGTCGGCGGGTCGGCGCTACTGGAGAGCGACGGCACCGGCAGTGCAGCGACCGGCACGGCGACAGGCGGCGCTGGCGGCGATGGCTCCGGCGGTGGAGGTACCGGCGGTGACGGCGGGATTGGCGCGGTTCTCGCGACCAGCGGCGGCCAGGCTGACGGCGATGCCACTGGCGGTGACGGCGGCGACGCGGCCGGCCTCGGTGGCACCGGCGGCAATGGTGGGATCGGCGGGGTCACCGGCTCCAATGGATACTCCGGTATCGGAACCGCTACCGGAGGGGACGGCGGCGCGGGTGCCGATGGCGGCATTGGCGGCACGGGCGGCCAAGGCGCGGTTCAGGCCGAGGGCGGCAACGCCGCGGGAACCGCCAACGGCGGGGCCGGCGGCACTGGCAGTGGAGCAGGTGCGACGGGCGGATCCGGTGGAGAAGCGCAGATTCACAGCTTTACTGGTACCGCGGGTGATGAGGCAAGCGTTGCTACTGGTGGCGCCGGTGGCGACGGCACCGATGGCGGCACCGGCGGCGCGGGTGGCATCGGCGAAGTCCAGAGCAATTCGTCGGGGACCGCCAGCGGGATCGCCACCGGCGGGGACGGCGGGTCAGGCGGCGCCGGGGCGACCGGCGGCAACGGCGGCATCGGCGCAGTCCAGGGCTTTGGAGGCACTGCAACTGGTAGCGCCACCGGTGGCGATGGCGCCGCAGGGACCACCGGCGGCACCGGCGGTCACGGCGGTAACGGCTCCATCGGGAGCAATGGCGGCATCGCCGGGGGTACGGCCTTCGGTGGCGACGGCGCCGCGGGCAGTGACGGCGGCCAGGGCGGCGACGGCGGTGCGGGCGGAATCATCACCACTGGAGCGGGAGAGGCCAGCGGCTCCGCCACCGGCGGGGACGGCGGAACCGGCGGCGGCAGCGGCAGCGTGGGTGGCGATGGCGGACGCGGTCAGGTCCAGGCCGTGGTCGCAGGTAGCACCAGCGGCGGTACCGCCCTCGGCGGCGTCGGCGGCGCGGCTAGCGACGCGGGTCAGGGCGGCGACGGTGGCAACGGCGTAATCAACGTCATGAGTGGCGGCACCATAACTGGCGGCAGCGCCACGGGGGGCGACGGCGGCGCGGGCACTGATAGCGGGACCGGCGGAGCGGGCGGGCTCGGCAGCATCCAAACCACTAACGCCGGCACGATCACTGGTGGCACCGCGCTTGGTGGTGATGGCGGCGCGGGTACCGGAGGTCAAGGCGGCGGGGGTGGCATCGGCCTGGTCGACACCGACAACGGAGGCACCATTGTCGGCGGCACCGCCACCGGCGGGGACGGCGGCGCAGGTCTCACGGGAGGCACCGGTGGCGACGGCGGTCGAGGCGGAGTCGAAGTCACCAGCACCCTCTCCACGACCGGCACGATCGACGGTCTGAACCACACCGCTTTCGGGACCGGCGGCGACGGCGGAACCGGGAGCGACGGCGGGGTCGGCGGCGACGGCGGTATCGGAGCGGTCGTTGTGGGAGGACCCTCGGGATCAAGCTTCGGTGAAGCAACCGGAGGTGCAGGCGGCGATGCCACCGGCGTGGGCAGTACCGGCGGTGCGGGCGGCGCCACCTACATCGAAAGCGGCGCTTCCACCGATCCGTTCGGCAACTTGGCGGGTGGATCCGGCGGAACGGCGAGCGGCGTCACCATCGGCGGCGCGGGTGGTGACGCCACCGACGGCGGCGCCGGTGGGCACGGCGGCGGCTCGATCATCTCCGCCGGTGGCACCAATGCGGTGGCAAGCGGCACCGCAACCGGCGGCGCGGGCGGTTCTGGCGCAGACGGCGGCCACGGCGGCACCGGCGCGCTTGGCCGGGTCGCGGCGATCAACGCGAACAGCTCCGCCACCAACGACAGCGCAACGGGTGGCAGCGGCGGCAGTGGAACTGGCGTCGGTCAGACCGGCGGCAACGGCACCGCGGGCACCGTGGTCATCAGCGGCGGGAATACGGGCACCGGCCTGACTGCGGTCGGTCCGAACGGCGCCAACCACCCGTAG
- the rplW gene encoding 50S ribosomal protein L23, with the protein MATVTDPRDIILAPVISEKSYGLIDDNVYTFLVHPDSNKTQIKIAIEKIFSVKVAAVNTANRQGKRKRTRSGFGQRKSTKRAIVTLAPGSKPIELFGATA; encoded by the coding sequence ATGGCGACCGTCACTGACCCCCGCGACATCATCCTGGCCCCGGTCATCTCAGAGAAGTCCTACGGCCTGATCGATGACAACGTCTACACGTTCCTGGTCCACCCGGACTCGAACAAGACGCAGATCAAGATCGCGATCGAGAAGATCTTCTCGGTCAAGGTGGCCGCGGTGAACACCGCGAACCGCCAGGGCAAGCGCAAGCGCACCCGCAGTGGTTTCGGACAACGCAAGAGCACCAAGCGCGCCATCGTGACGTTGGCGCCCGGTAGCAAGCCGATCGAGTTGTTCGGCGCGACGGCGTAG
- the rplC gene encoding 50S ribosomal protein L3, giving the protein MARKGILGTKLGMTQVFDENNRVVPVTVVKAGPNVVTRIRTPEVDGYSAVQLAYGEISPRKINKPLAGQYAAAGVNPRRHLAEFRLDDEAAAADYEVGQELTAEIFAAGTYVDVTGTSKGKGFAGTMKRHGFKGQGASHGAQAVHRRPGSIGGCATPARVFKGTRMAGRMGSDRVTTQNLLVHLVDAENGVLLIKGAVPGRNGGLVVVRSAIKRGEK; this is encoded by the coding sequence ATGGCGAGAAAGGGCATTCTGGGCACCAAGCTGGGCATGACGCAGGTGTTCGACGAGAACAACCGCGTTGTCCCCGTGACGGTGGTCAAGGCCGGGCCGAACGTGGTGACCCGCATCCGTACTCCGGAGGTTGACGGGTACAGCGCGGTGCAGCTGGCCTACGGCGAGATCAGTCCCCGCAAGATCAACAAGCCGCTGGCGGGTCAGTACGCCGCCGCCGGGGTCAACCCGCGCCGGCACCTGGCCGAGTTCCGTCTCGACGACGAAGCCGCCGCGGCCGACTACGAGGTCGGCCAGGAGCTGACGGCCGAAATCTTCGCTGCCGGAACGTATGTCGATGTGACCGGCACGTCGAAGGGCAAGGGCTTCGCCGGAACCATGAAGCGTCACGGCTTCAAGGGTCAGGGCGCGAGCCACGGTGCGCAGGCGGTGCACCGTCGGCCCGGATCCATCGGTGGTTGCGCCACCCCGGCTCGTGTCTTCAAGGGCACCCGGATGGCCGGCCGGATGGGTAGTGACCGGGTGACGACGCAGAACCTGTTGGTGCACTTGGTCGATGCCGAAAACGGCGTGCTGTTGATCAAGGGCGCCGTACCTGGCCGCAACGGCGGACTCGTCGTGGTTCGCAGCGCGATCAAACGAGGTGAGAAGTAA
- the rpsJ gene encoding 30S ribosomal protein S10: MAGQKIRIRLKAYDHEAIDASARKIVETVVRTGASVVGPVPLPTEKNVYCVIRSPHKYKDSREHFEMRTHKRLIDILDPTPKTVDALMRIDLPASVDVNIQ; this comes from the coding sequence GTGGCGGGACAGAAGATCCGCATCAGGCTCAAGGCCTACGACCACGAGGCCATTGACGCCTCGGCGCGCAAGATCGTCGAGACGGTTGTCCGTACGGGCGCCAGTGTGGTTGGCCCAGTGCCGCTGCCGACAGAGAAGAACGTGTACTGCGTTATTCGCTCACCGCACAAATACAAAGATTCGCGGGAGCACTTCGAGATGCGCACTCACAAGCGCCTGATCGACATCCTTGACCCGACCCCGAAAACCGTTGACGCGCTGATGCGCATCGATCTGCCTGCCAGCGTCGACGTCAACATCCAGTAG
- a CDS encoding carboxylesterase/lipase family protein — MSARSLRSRAIVVMAALLVAACGQEAVVKPRKAEPAYAGPLDAGVVSTAMGSIRGQVASDYRVFQSIPYAEPPVGPLRWQAPRPAARWSGMLDATKAGPQCMQDTGLKPGVGKPTSENCLTLNVWTPPRSQHGEKRPVMVWIHGGGFVQGSGDIYHSRWLAAKGHVIVVTINYRLGALGFLAHPSLGPPGTVGNYGLADQQAALRWVRDNIAAFGGDPKKVTIAGESAGGMSVCDHLIAPGSAGLFRAAIIQSAPCQAQAEVEFGQKQSLDYAIAAGCRNPATTARCLRALPATRLERPPWYYFLGDSDALSGPVTGTPALPDNPVAGFAAGRAARVPVLMGVNHDEFTLFAALRAAKLHRGVSPGEYPRVLDDIFGADGAPVLAHYSPDRYGGDVSLAYSAAATDGVFSCVADRLADSLSRNAPVYAYEFDDPHAPEPDFLRHAPFPVGASHSLELRYLFSMGGAPPLDPAQQVLSDQMMSYWSHFVTNGSPKAAGLPDWPAQDGNPEHDVWMSLRPGGSQVSTDFGEQHQCPFWSTLKGKQ; from the coding sequence GTGTCGGCAAGATCGCTCCGCAGCAGGGCCATCGTGGTGATGGCGGCCCTGCTGGTTGCGGCATGCGGCCAGGAAGCGGTGGTCAAGCCCCGCAAGGCCGAACCGGCCTACGCCGGACCGCTGGATGCCGGCGTGGTGAGTACCGCAATGGGATCGATCCGCGGTCAGGTCGCATCGGATTACCGTGTGTTCCAAAGCATTCCGTACGCCGAGCCCCCGGTCGGGCCGCTGCGCTGGCAGGCGCCGCGGCCGGCGGCCCGGTGGTCGGGCATGTTGGATGCCACCAAGGCCGGGCCGCAATGCATGCAGGACACCGGTCTCAAGCCGGGGGTGGGCAAGCCGACCAGCGAGAACTGCCTGACACTCAACGTCTGGACTCCGCCGCGCAGCCAGCACGGCGAGAAGCGCCCGGTGATGGTCTGGATCCACGGCGGGGGCTTCGTCCAGGGCAGCGGCGACATCTATCACTCGCGTTGGCTCGCGGCCAAGGGCCACGTCATCGTCGTCACAATCAACTACCGGCTCGGCGCGCTGGGCTTCCTGGCGCACCCGTCGCTCGGCCCGCCCGGCACCGTCGGCAACTACGGACTGGCCGACCAGCAGGCCGCGCTGCGCTGGGTCCGCGACAACATCGCCGCGTTCGGCGGCGACCCGAAGAAGGTCACCATCGCCGGCGAGTCTGCGGGCGGAATGTCGGTGTGCGACCACCTGATTGCGCCGGGTTCGGCCGGCCTGTTCCGCGCGGCCATCATCCAGAGCGCGCCGTGTCAGGCGCAGGCCGAGGTGGAGTTCGGTCAGAAGCAGAGCCTCGACTACGCGATCGCCGCCGGCTGCCGCAATCCGGCGACCACCGCGCGCTGCCTGCGCGCGCTGCCAGCGACTCGGCTCGAAAGACCGCCCTGGTACTACTTTCTCGGCGACTCCGATGCGTTGTCCGGCCCGGTGACCGGGACGCCGGCGCTGCCGGACAACCCGGTGGCGGGGTTCGCCGCCGGCCGAGCCGCCCGCGTTCCGGTGTTGATGGGTGTCAACCACGACGAGTTCACCCTGTTCGCGGCGCTGCGGGCCGCGAAGCTCCATCGGGGTGTCAGTCCCGGCGAGTACCCGCGGGTTCTCGACGACATCTTCGGCGCCGACGGCGCTCCGGTGCTGGCGCACTACTCGCCTGATCGCTACGGCGGCGACGTCTCGCTGGCCTACTCGGCCGCTGCCACCGACGGTGTGTTCTCTTGTGTGGCAGACAGATTGGCCGATTCACTGAGTCGCAATGCTCCCGTCTACGCCTACGAGTTCGACGACCCACACGCGCCAGAACCCGACTTCCTCAGGCACGCACCGTTTCCCGTCGGCGCCAGCCATTCGCTGGAGTTGCGTTATCTGTTCAGCATGGGCGGCGCGCCGCCGCTCGATCCCGCGCAGCAGGTGCTGTCCGACCAGATGATGAGCTACTGGAGCCACTTCGTCACCAACGGCTCGCCGAAGGCTGCCGGCCTCCCCGACTGGCCCGCCCAGGACGGCAACCCCGAGCACGATGTCTGGATGTCGTTGCGGCCCGGTGGAAGTCAGGTCAGCACAGACTTCGGGGAGCAACACCAGTGCCCGTTCTGGTCGACGTTGAAAGGTAAGCAGTGA